One region of Anaeromyxobacter paludicola genomic DNA includes:
- a CDS encoding 4Fe-4S dicluster domain-containing protein codes for MSKSYLIDTTNCVGCRACQTACKQWKDMPGEQTVLNPTTRNFQNPTTLSSKTLTVVQFHELEDDKAPGGLRTVFAKRQCMHCEEPACASACPVTAIHKTGEGAVAYDASKCIGCRYCMWACPWGVPMAEWDSLAPKISKCDMCHERFQFEAPAEFNGQALSAEDAKQLAAMNSLPACVKTCPAGALKFGEREELLKEAKERIRQSPGKYVDHVYGEHEAGGTNVLYLASVPFTKLGFPEVGTEPYPKYSKVALGAVPPAVIGVGAVLGGAYALQKRKAEVAKEALAAKPAAAAAEAHDHHPHFERLDKKLWTPANLLLAALMAFGGVSFLARFALGLGGATHLSDTYAWGLWIVFDLVWIAVAAGAFATAGLIYVAQRKDLYSIGRSAVLMGLLSYSFVTVTLLADLGLPWHFYQLGLQAPEHSAMFEVSWCVGLYVTILLLEFLPVPFERWGLAKAAETWRKYAPVYVVGALSVFVYLLSRKVIWSALALVVFGFLAWTFRQPKGKKPEPIMLAIAAVTFSTMHQSSLGSLMLLMPDKLNHLWWSPVIPVLFFLSSIAAGLGLVILVEMWIAKAWNRTLRVKQLAAMGQVTFWALLVYLVARFADVAVRGELAGVGANPKGALFLVEVVVGGLLPLALLSQKSLREKPGVLGLAAFLTTGGIVLNRMSVVLFAMTLKGPMPQIAAASYSPSVFEWGISVGLIAATIFLFGLGARLMPVLPAEEKSH; via the coding sequence ATGAGCAAGAGCTACCTCATCGACACGACGAACTGCGTCGGCTGCCGGGCCTGCCAGACGGCCTGCAAGCAGTGGAAGGACATGCCGGGCGAGCAGACCGTGCTCAACCCGACGACGCGCAACTTCCAGAACCCGACCACCCTCTCGTCCAAGACGCTCACCGTGGTGCAGTTCCACGAGCTCGAGGACGACAAGGCGCCGGGCGGTCTCCGCACCGTCTTCGCCAAGCGCCAGTGCATGCACTGCGAGGAGCCGGCCTGCGCCTCCGCCTGCCCCGTCACCGCGATCCACAAGACCGGTGAGGGCGCGGTGGCCTACGACGCGAGCAAGTGCATCGGTTGCCGCTACTGCATGTGGGCCTGCCCCTGGGGCGTGCCCATGGCGGAGTGGGACTCGCTCGCGCCGAAGATCTCGAAGTGCGACATGTGCCACGAGCGCTTCCAGTTCGAGGCTCCCGCGGAGTTCAACGGCCAGGCCCTCTCGGCCGAGGACGCGAAGCAGCTCGCGGCCATGAACTCCCTCCCGGCCTGCGTGAAGACCTGCCCGGCCGGCGCGCTCAAGTTCGGCGAGCGCGAGGAGCTCCTGAAGGAGGCGAAGGAGCGCATCCGCCAGAGCCCCGGCAAGTACGTGGACCACGTCTACGGCGAGCACGAGGCGGGCGGCACCAACGTCCTCTACCTGGCGTCGGTGCCGTTCACGAAGCTGGGCTTCCCCGAGGTCGGGACCGAGCCGTACCCCAAGTACAGCAAGGTCGCCCTCGGCGCCGTGCCGCCGGCCGTCATCGGCGTCGGCGCGGTGCTCGGCGGCGCCTACGCCCTCCAGAAGCGGAAGGCGGAGGTCGCCAAGGAGGCCCTCGCGGCGAAGCCCGCCGCGGCGGCCGCCGAGGCCCACGACCACCACCCGCACTTCGAGCGGCTCGACAAGAAGCTCTGGACGCCCGCGAATCTGCTGCTCGCGGCGCTCATGGCCTTCGGCGGCGTCTCGTTCCTGGCCCGGTTCGCCCTCGGCCTCGGCGGGGCGACCCACCTCTCCGACACCTACGCCTGGGGTCTCTGGATCGTCTTCGACCTCGTCTGGATCGCGGTCGCCGCGGGCGCCTTCGCCACGGCCGGCCTCATCTACGTGGCCCAGCGCAAGGACCTCTACTCGATCGGGCGCTCGGCGGTCCTCATGGGCCTCCTGAGCTACTCGTTCGTCACCGTGACGCTGCTCGCCGACCTCGGCCTGCCGTGGCACTTCTACCAGCTCGGCCTGCAGGCTCCCGAGCACTCGGCGATGTTCGAGGTCTCCTGGTGCGTGGGCCTCTACGTCACCATCCTCCTCCTCGAGTTCCTCCCCGTGCCGTTCGAGCGGTGGGGCCTCGCGAAGGCGGCCGAGACCTGGCGTAAGTACGCGCCGGTGTACGTGGTGGGCGCGCTGTCGGTGTTCGTCTACCTCCTCTCGCGCAAGGTGATCTGGTCGGCGCTGGCGCTCGTGGTCTTCGGCTTCCTCGCCTGGACCTTCCGCCAGCCGAAGGGCAAGAAGCCCGAGCCCATCATGCTGGCCATCGCCGCGGTGACCTTCTCGACGATGCACCAGAGCTCGCTCGGCTCGCTCATGCTGCTCATGCCGGACAAGCTCAACCACCTCTGGTGGTCGCCCGTCATCCCGGTCCTGTTCTTCCTCTCCTCGATCGCGGCGGGCCTCGGCCTCGTCATCCTCGTGGAGATGTGGATCGCGAAGGCCTGGAACCGTACCCTCCGCGTCAAGCAGCTCGCCGCGATGGGCCAGGTCACCTTCTGGGCGCTGCTCGTCTACCTGGTGGCCCGCTTCGCCGACGTCGCCGTCCGCGGCGAGCTCGCCGGCGTGGGCGCGAACCCCAAGGGCGCGCTGTTCCTCGTCGAGGTGGTGGTCGGCGGCCTCCTGCCGCTCGCCCTCCTCTCGCAGAAGAGCCTCCGCGAGAAGCCGGGCGTGCTGGGCCTCGCCGCCTTCCTCACCACCGGCGGCATCGTGCTCAACCGCATGAGCGTGGTCCTCTTCGCGATGACGCTCAAGGGCCCCATGCCGCAGATCGCCGCGGCGAGCTACTCGCCCAGCGTCTTCGAGTGGGGCATCTCGGTGGGCCTCATCGCGGCCACCATCTTCCTCTTCGGCCTCGGCGCCCGGCTCATGCCGGTGCTCCCGGCGGAAGAGAAGTCGCACTAG
- a CDS encoding formate dehydrogenase accessory protein FdhE, whose product MDAARQRWIEAHPYLAPVARLDEAVAAALDAAGPAPAVAEPDLAAYVADYHEGVPLLHSEAAALDLAPAVSGLLGELVARLAADERLPEKLREGCRAEAAAWAADPARRLATARWALSTGEEGAPPAQPGLVLFLAWRAAARALAPVVATFAGQRDEARWGHGYCPTCGAVPMNAWLVPGEGVREKQLACGCCGTRWAFQRIGCPHCGEGESNKLSILEVEGEGGLRLDVCDACKGYVKTWAGEGDPSLLLADWTTLHLDVLAKERGYERKGVSLYEL is encoded by the coding sequence ATGGACGCAGCCCGCCAGCGCTGGATCGAAGCCCACCCGTACCTCGCGCCGGTGGCGCGCCTCGACGAGGCGGTCGCGGCGGCGCTCGACGCGGCCGGGCCGGCGCCCGCGGTGGCCGAGCCGGACCTCGCGGCCTACGTCGCCGACTACCACGAGGGCGTCCCGCTCCTGCACAGCGAGGCCGCGGCGCTGGACCTCGCGCCGGCCGTGTCCGGGCTGCTCGGCGAGCTCGTGGCGCGGCTCGCCGCCGACGAGCGGCTGCCGGAGAAGCTGCGCGAGGGCTGCCGCGCCGAGGCGGCCGCCTGGGCCGCCGATCCGGCCCGCCGGCTCGCCACCGCGCGCTGGGCGCTCTCCACCGGCGAGGAAGGGGCCCCGCCGGCGCAGCCCGGGCTCGTGCTCTTCCTCGCCTGGCGCGCCGCGGCCCGCGCCCTCGCGCCGGTGGTGGCCACCTTCGCCGGGCAGCGGGACGAGGCGCGCTGGGGCCACGGCTACTGCCCGACCTGCGGCGCGGTGCCGATGAACGCCTGGCTCGTCCCGGGCGAAGGCGTCCGCGAGAAGCAGCTCGCCTGCGGCTGCTGCGGCACCCGCTGGGCCTTCCAGCGCATCGGCTGCCCGCACTGCGGCGAGGGCGAGTCGAACAAGCTCTCGATCCTCGAGGTGGAGGGGGAGGGCGGGCTCCGGCTCGACGTGTGCGACGCGTGCAAGGGCTACGTGAAGACCTGGGCGGGGGAGGGCGATCCCTCCCTCCTGCTCGCCGACTGGACCACCCTGCACCTCGACGTCCTCGCGAAGGAGCGGGGCTACGAGCGCAAGGGCGTGTCGCTGTACGAGCTGTAG